A single region of the Sulfitobacter geojensis genome encodes:
- a CDS encoding mandelate racemase/muconate lactonizing enzyme family protein translates to MKITRIISHVLSYDMPEVLGYSQQYYAKRSAHLVEVQTDEGVTGWGECFGPGNVAIANKGIVEKVIQPMVLGMDPMDRDVIWHKVYNLLRDHGQKGMPMQALSGVDIALWDIAGKVANLPLHKLIGGAHRDDVPCYGYGMMLRDEPVAELAARFEDEAAAIKDMGFAATKMKVGFGPKPDVKLCEAVRRGVGDAYKFMVDANHCYTTSDAFYVGRALDELDAYWFEEPIAPEDLDGYRELRAGLRVNISGGEAEFNRWGWRNILENRGLDIAQPEVCALGGISEYLRVLALCHAHFTPVINHVWGSAIAVATNLQLLAAMPPLPGGMHPWEPMLEFDTTDNKFRDELLAEPLDMQGQVKANKGRVRIPTGSGIGVTPDMDFIKHYEIDA, encoded by the coding sequence ATGAAAATCACGCGTATCATCAGCCATGTGTTGTCCTACGACATGCCCGAGGTCTTGGGCTATTCGCAGCAATATTATGCCAAACGCTCCGCGCATCTGGTCGAGGTGCAAACGGATGAGGGTGTCACCGGCTGGGGCGAATGTTTCGGGCCGGGCAATGTCGCGATTGCCAACAAGGGGATCGTGGAAAAAGTGATCCAGCCGATGGTGCTGGGGATGGATCCGATGGATCGGGACGTGATTTGGCACAAGGTTTATAACCTTCTGCGAGATCACGGGCAAAAAGGCATGCCGATGCAGGCGTTGTCGGGTGTCGATATTGCGCTGTGGGATATCGCAGGCAAGGTCGCAAACCTGCCCTTGCACAAACTCATCGGGGGGGCCCATCGCGATGATGTGCCCTGCTATGGTTATGGCATGATGCTGCGTGATGAACCGGTCGCGGAACTGGCGGCAAGGTTCGAAGATGAGGCTGCGGCGATCAAGGATATGGGGTTTGCCGCGACCAAGATGAAAGTCGGTTTCGGGCCCAAACCCGATGTGAAACTTTGCGAAGCGGTCCGGCGCGGCGTTGGGGATGCGTATAAGTTCATGGTTGATGCCAACCATTGCTACACGACGTCCGACGCGTTCTATGTGGGCCGCGCCTTGGACGAGCTTGACGCCTATTGGTTCGAAGAACCTATCGCCCCCGAAGATCTTGACGGTTACCGTGAATTGCGGGCCGGTTTGCGCGTCAACATCTCGGGCGGTGAAGCGGAGTTCAACCGTTGGGGTTGGCGTAATATTCTGGAAAACCGCGGGCTGGATATCGCTCAACCGGAAGTTTGCGCGCTGGGCGGGATCAGCGAGTATTTACGCGTGCTTGCGCTGTGTCACGCGCATTTCACACCTGTGATCAACCACGTTTGGGGCAGCGCCATTGCTGTAGCGACCAATTTGCAATTGCTTGCCGCCATGCCGCCCTTGCCAGGGGGAATGCACCCGTGGGAACCGATGCTGGAGTTCGACACAACGGACAACAAATTCCGCGATGAATTGCTGGCCGAACCCTTGGATATGCAGGGGCAAGTCAAAGCCAACAAAGGGCGGGTGCGCATCCCGACAGGGTCGGGGATCGGCGTGACGCCTGACATGGATTTTATCAAACACTACGAAATTGACGCTTAG
- a CDS encoding TRAP transporter substrate-binding protein yields the protein MKLLKTAATAAVAAAMVAVTAMADGHATTKLRIQTHFSPETLSGKMAAKYIDDVQTMSNGEIAIEMFYSSSVVKSVETFDAAATGILDCDMTGGAYQTGKNPAFQFAGDLMGGYQNPYQQMAWLLHGDGRAALNQLYNGYDMEFIGWWIPGPESLASTSPIRNAEDFKDWKFRSPPGLATKVFAAMGASPIVMDFNEIFTALETGIIDGADAANLTNNVGLGLYDIATHTNYPGFHSMPADHLACRKDVWDAMPDGHKRIMTVAMDSLALHNATINEVQNAQTAKDLTAKGVNLYEWTPEDLQSYRDAVQVGWTEFATTPEAKALLESHIAFLKDMGAMK from the coding sequence ATGAAACTTTTGAAGACAGCGGCCACAGCGGCCGTCGCCGCGGCAATGGTTGCCGTTACGGCAATGGCAGACGGCCATGCAACAACCAAACTGCGCATTCAGACACATTTCTCGCCCGAGACGCTGTCGGGCAAAATGGCCGCAAAGTACATCGACGACGTGCAAACCATGTCCAACGGTGAAATCGCCATCGAGATGTTTTATTCCTCATCCGTGGTTAAGTCGGTTGAAACATTCGACGCCGCTGCAACAGGTATCCTTGATTGCGACATGACGGGCGGTGCCTATCAGACCGGTAAGAACCCTGCGTTCCAGTTTGCCGGTGACTTGATGGGTGGCTACCAGAACCCTTACCAGCAAATGGCGTGGTTGCTGCATGGCGACGGTCGTGCGGCGCTGAACCAGCTTTATAACGGGTATGACATGGAATTCATCGGTTGGTGGATCCCTGGCCCTGAATCACTGGCCTCAACATCACCGATCCGCAATGCCGAGGACTTCAAGGACTGGAAATTCCGCTCGCCCCCCGGCCTTGCGACCAAGGTTTTCGCAGCGATGGGTGCCTCGCCGATCGTGATGGATTTCAACGAAATCTTTACGGCACTCGAAACGGGTATCATTGACGGTGCCGATGCGGCGAACCTCACCAATAACGTGGGTCTTGGTCTTTATGACATCGCGACGCATACCAACTACCCCGGTTTCCACTCAATGCCAGCGGACCACCTTGCCTGCCGCAAGGACGTTTGGGATGCGATGCCAGACGGGCACAAGCGCATTATGACAGTCGCGATGGATAGCCTTGCGTTGCACAATGCGACGATCAACGAAGTGCAGAACGCCCAGACCGCCAAAGACCTGACCGCCAAGGGTGTGAACCTGTATGAATGGACACCTGAGGATCTGCAGTCTTACCGCGATGCGGTGCAGGTTGGCTGGACCGAGTTCGCCACGACACCCGAAGCCAAAGCGCTTTTGGAAAGCCACATTGCGTTCCTCAAGGACATGGGCGCGATGAAGTAA
- a CDS encoding TRAP transporter large permease, translating into MDIGTISLILMLALIVLLAIGMPLGLASASLAVLVLVMKFEPALLTNPFSFGDGILTGRPGTGPLYILAQKIYGLLTDYVLISVPLFIFMASLLERSGIAKDMYSSLNVWLSRTRGGIAIVTSIMAVIMAAMSGIIGGEVVLLGLIALPQMLRLGYSQNLAIGVICASGSLGTMIPPSIVLIIYGLITETSIKALFTASFIPGFMLASMIITYIIVRTQLHPEDAPLPEEDPNDPPRAEKRLLFMAFMSIVVAGFSTFLFLRATFFELSGSNAASDGDPARLGTAAHMPWLAGITIVALLLIYFVFGKERAKTGWDMGKGLVAPMVVIGVVMGSIYGGITGITEAAGMGAAAVLIIAILRGEGSFALVWESLMRTLRSTGTIIWVTIGAASLAGAYTIAGGPQYVADLIVGKDLPTMGVILTMMLILLFMGAFMDWVGIVLLIIPVFLPIVLRLPIEEIGFIGQLEPQHVAIWFGVVFCMNMQVSFLSPPFGPAAFYLKSVAPPHISLTDIFRGFLPFIGIQILALSVLLIWPNIISLLL; encoded by the coding sequence ATGGATATTGGAACAATCTCGCTTATCCTGATGCTGGCGCTTATTGTGCTCCTTGCCATCGGGATGCCACTTGGTCTGGCCTCGGCCTCTTTGGCCGTTCTTGTGCTGGTGATGAAGTTTGAACCGGCGTTGCTGACAAACCCGTTTTCCTTTGGTGATGGTATTCTGACAGGCAGGCCGGGGACCGGACCGCTCTATATTCTTGCGCAAAAGATATACGGGCTTTTAACGGATTATGTCCTTATATCGGTACCGCTGTTCATCTTTATGGCGTCCCTGCTGGAACGGTCCGGCATTGCAAAGGACATGTATTCATCGTTGAACGTCTGGCTGTCGCGTACCCGTGGGGGCATCGCGATCGTGACGTCGATCATGGCGGTGATTATGGCTGCGATGTCGGGGATCATCGGCGGCGAAGTTGTCTTGCTGGGCTTGATCGCGCTGCCGCAGATGCTGCGCCTTGGATATAGTCAAAACCTCGCGATTGGTGTGATCTGCGCATCCGGTTCGCTGGGCACGATGATCCCGCCATCCATTGTCCTTATCATCTACGGTTTGATCACCGAAACCTCTATCAAGGCGCTGTTCACCGCGTCTTTCATCCCCGGTTTTATGCTCGCCTCGATGATCATTACCTACATTATCGTGCGCACACAGCTTCATCCCGAAGACGCGCCGCTGCCAGAAGAGGACCCAAACGATCCGCCCCGCGCAGAGAAACGTTTGTTGTTCATGGCATTCATGTCCATCGTGGTTGCCGGTTTTTCGACATTCCTGTTTTTGCGCGCCACATTCTTTGAGCTGTCGGGTTCTAACGCGGCCAGTGACGGTGATCCTGCGCGCCTTGGCACAGCGGCACATATGCCGTGGCTTGCCGGCATTACGATTGTGGCGTTGCTGTTGATCTACTTTGTTTTTGGCAAGGAGCGCGCAAAAACCGGTTGGGATATGGGCAAAGGACTGGTCGCGCCCATGGTCGTGATTGGTGTCGTGATGGGATCCATCTATGGCGGCATCACCGGCATCACGGAAGCTGCCGGCATGGGGGCCGCCGCGGTGCTGATCATCGCGATCTTGCGCGGGGAAGGGTCGTTTGCGCTGGTCTGGGAAAGCCTGATGCGCACGCTGCGCTCAACCGGCACGATCATCTGGGTCACCATCGGTGCGGCGTCCCTTGCGGGGGCCTATACCATTGCGGGCGGTCCGCAGTATGTGGCGGATCTGATCGTCGGGAAGGACCTGCCAACTATGGGTGTGATCCTGACCATGATGCTGATCCTTTTGTTTATGGGGGCCTTCATGGATTGGGTCGGCATTGTGCTGCTGATCATTCCCGTCTTCCTGCCTATCGTCTTGCGCCTGCCCATTGAGGAAATCGGTTTCATCGGCCAGCTGGAGCCTCAACATGTCGCGATCTGGTTTGGTGTGGTGTTCTGTATGAACATGCAGGTCAGCTTTCTGTCGCCCCCCTTTGGCCCTGCCGCATTTTACCTGAAATCCGTGGCACCGCCCCATATCAGCCTGACAGATATCTTTCGCGGCTTCCTGCCCTTTATCGGTATCCAGATACTGGCGCTTTCGGTGCTGTTGATCTGGCCCAACATCATTTCACTTTTGCTGTGA
- the denD gene encoding D-erythronate dehydrogenase codes for MTNILILGGGGMIGQKLAGRIIAHDTFKGANLTLFDRAFPAVGVPAKTITGDASDPAMAQTLAAARPDIIFSLAAVVSGQAEAEFALGWNVNMMAMWHFLNALKAEHDASGGTYRPRLVFTSSIAVFGGPYPDKIDDEFLSAPQTSYGAQKAACELMVSDFSRKGYIDGLSLRLPTICVRPGKANAAASSFFSGIIREPLNGVEAVLPVADTVRQTHASPRAAAKFLTHAAGLDTDLLQGRRALNLPGFGCSVAEQIEALRRAAGQKAVDLIKHVPDETIMGIVAGWPRDFAPIRALELGFEAESSFDEIIAVYMEDDLAV; via the coding sequence ATGACAAATATATTGATTCTTGGCGGCGGCGGAATGATCGGCCAGAAATTGGCAGGTCGGATCATCGCCCATGACACTTTTAAAGGCGCAAACCTGACCTTGTTTGACCGTGCCTTTCCAGCTGTCGGTGTTCCTGCCAAGACGATAACGGGGGATGCATCCGACCCGGCGATGGCCCAGACATTGGCGGCCGCACGGCCCGATATTATCTTTTCGCTTGCCGCTGTCGTGTCAGGGCAGGCCGAGGCTGAGTTCGCGCTGGGCTGGAATGTGAACATGATGGCGATGTGGCATTTTCTGAATGCATTGAAAGCGGAGCATGACGCATCCGGTGGCACCTATCGCCCGCGGCTGGTCTTTACCTCGTCGATTGCTGTTTTTGGCGGGCCTTACCCTGACAAGATCGACGATGAATTCCTGTCGGCCCCCCAAACCAGCTATGGCGCGCAAAAGGCAGCTTGCGAATTGATGGTCAGTGATTTCAGTCGCAAAGGTTACATTGATGGCCTATCGCTGCGGCTGCCCACCATTTGCGTGCGACCGGGCAAGGCGAATGCGGCGGCATCGTCATTCTTTTCCGGGATCATCCGCGAGCCCCTGAATGGCGTCGAAGCGGTGTTGCCGGTCGCGGATACGGTGCGCCAGACCCATGCCAGCCCCCGTGCCGCAGCCAAGTTCCTGACCCATGCTGCGGGTTTGGACACCGATCTGTTGCAGGGTCGGCGTGCTTTGAACCTGCCCGGGTTCGGTTGTTCGGTCGCTGAACAAATCGAAGCGTTACGCCGCGCCGCAGGGCAAAAGGCCGTCGATCTGATCAAACATGTGCCGGATGAAACGATCATGGGAATTGTTGCGGGTTGGCCACGCGATTTTGCGCCCATTCGGGCGCTTGAATTGGGATTTGAGGCCGAAAGCAGTTTTGACGAGATTATCGCGGTCTATATGGAGGACGATCTGGCGGTTTAG
- a CDS encoding IlvD/Edd family dehydratase, which translates to MTKRITKDDLRSRKWFMNPDNLEMTALYLERYLNYGLTREELQSGKPIIGIAQTGSDLSPCNRHHIELTKRVRDGIIAAGGTCIEIPVHPIQETGKRPTASLDRNLAYLSLVETLFGYPLDGVVLNIGCDKTTPALLMAAATVNIPAVALSVGPMLNGWWKGERAGSGTVIWKAREQLAAGDIDTDEFMEIAAASAPSVGYCNTMGTATTMNSLAEALGMQLPGSAAIPAPYRERGQISYETGKRIVDMVWEDMRPTDVMTREAFENAIVINSAIGGSTNAPIHLNAIARHLGVPLDNDDWQKHGHDIPLLVNMQPAGKYLGEDYQQAGGVPAVVGELIAGGLLPHPDAVTVNGQTMGANCETQRSKNQDVIKTTSEPMKEQAGFLNLSGNLFESAIMKTSVISPAFRKTYLSNPDDPDAFEGRAVVFDGPEDFHHRIDDPAEEITENCVLFMRGAGPKGYPGAAEVVNMRPPSYLIKQGVEALPCIGDGRQSGTSGSPSILNASPEAADGGGLALLRTGDTVRIDLGKGTADMLVPLEELNERARELVANGGYDMPVSQTPWQELFREKVGRLDQGMTLQGADQYKDIARTFMPRNNH; encoded by the coding sequence ATGACAAAACGCATTACCAAAGACGATTTACGTTCACGCAAATGGTTCATGAATCCCGATAACCTTGAAATGACGGCACTCTATCTGGAGCGGTATCTGAACTACGGGCTGACACGCGAAGAGCTGCAATCGGGCAAGCCGATCATCGGCATCGCGCAGACCGGCAGCGACCTGTCGCCCTGCAACCGCCACCATATCGAACTGACCAAGCGCGTGCGCGACGGGATCATCGCGGCGGGGGGCACGTGCATTGAAATTCCGGTGCATCCCATTCAGGAAACCGGCAAGCGCCCCACCGCGTCACTGGACCGGAACCTTGCCTATTTGTCTTTGGTAGAGACGCTTTTTGGCTATCCGCTGGACGGTGTTGTCCTCAACATCGGGTGTGACAAAACCACGCCAGCGCTGTTGATGGCCGCTGCTACGGTGAACATTCCCGCCGTTGCCCTATCCGTTGGTCCGATGCTGAACGGATGGTGGAAAGGCGAACGTGCAGGGTCAGGTACGGTGATATGGAAAGCGCGTGAACAGCTGGCCGCGGGGGATATCGACACTGATGAATTCATGGAAATCGCCGCCGCCTCTGCGCCCTCTGTCGGGTATTGCAACACCATGGGCACGGCCACGACGATGAACTCGCTGGCCGAGGCATTGGGCATGCAATTGCCCGGGTCTGCCGCGATCCCGGCACCCTACCGCGAACGGGGGCAGATCAGCTACGAAACCGGCAAGCGCATCGTCGATATGGTTTGGGAGGACATGCGCCCGACAGACGTGATGACGCGGGAAGCCTTTGAAAATGCCATCGTGATCAATTCGGCAATCGGCGGTTCGACCAATGCGCCGATCCACCTGAACGCGATTGCGCGGCATTTGGGTGTACCGCTGGACAACGACGACTGGCAAAAGCACGGGCACGACATTCCGTTGCTCGTGAATATGCAGCCTGCGGGCAAATATCTGGGCGAAGATTACCAGCAGGCAGGGGGTGTTCCCGCCGTCGTGGGTGAATTGATTGCCGGTGGATTGCTGCCCCACCCCGATGCGGTAACGGTAAACGGGCAGACGATGGGCGCGAATTGTGAAACCCAACGTTCCAAAAATCAGGACGTGATCAAAACGACCAGTGAACCGATGAAAGAACAGGCCGGTTTCCTGAACCTGTCCGGCAATCTGTTTGAAAGCGCGATCATGAAGACCTCTGTCATCTCGCCCGCGTTTCGCAAAACCTATCTTTCAAACCCTGATGATCCTGACGCCTTTGAAGGGCGCGCAGTGGTTTTTGACGGGCCCGAAGATTTCCATCACCGTATCGACGATCCCGCTGAAGAGATCACCGAAAACTGTGTTTTGTTTATGCGTGGCGCGGGCCCGAAAGGGTACCCCGGCGCGGCCGAAGTTGTGAACATGCGCCCGCCGTCCTACCTGATCAAACAAGGGGTCGAGGCCTTGCCTTGCATTGGGGACGGCCGTCAATCCGGCACCTCGGGCAGCCCTTCGATCCTGAACGCCTCACCTGAAGCGGCGGACGGCGGCGGGCTGGCTTTGTTGAGAACAGGCGATACCGTGCGGATTGATCTGGGCAAAGGCACCGCCGACATGCTGGTTCCGCTGGAAGAGTTGAACGAACGTGCGCGAGAACTGGTCGCCAACGGCGGCTATGACATGCCCGTCAGCCAAACCCCTTGGCAGGAACTATTCCGCGAAAAAGTTGGCCGTCTGGATCAGGGGATGACCCTGCAAGGTGCCGATCAATACAAAGATATCGCCCGCACGTTCATGCCGCGCAACAACCACTAA
- a CDS encoding TRAP transporter small permease subunit — protein sequence MQRSTGEITEWLVPLAFVATTSWLIWHLPAFLLDWLPYTSDSMRGQVEAIYLRADVTPNLAGIFGGHIDIIDMLALILTPIIAVIGARGVRPAGMEFLGASTIDRAALFIGRVTMMMIAVMTVVMLYEVFMRYIMEKPTEWANEMTLWFASFTFLLSGFYAMQQRSHIRIFLLYDMVPRWLQRVFDSFSTLLIVLFAFFLVYGSYKQVFVNKLYKWELYGSAFNPPIPATLQPMVLIVITLVALQAVLNLFQDWNKMPEIHTDEPDQDEIDALKRAVGQD from the coding sequence ATGCAAAGAAGCACGGGTGAAATTACCGAATGGCTGGTTCCGCTGGCCTTTGTCGCCACGACCTCGTGGTTGATCTGGCATTTACCGGCGTTCCTGCTGGACTGGCTTCCCTATACGTCAGACTCGATGCGCGGGCAGGTCGAAGCGATCTATCTGCGGGCAGATGTAACGCCCAATCTGGCTGGAATCTTTGGCGGTCACATCGACATTATCGACATGCTGGCCCTGATCCTGACCCCGATCATTGCGGTTATCGGGGCGCGGGGCGTGCGGCCTGCGGGGATGGAGTTTTTGGGGGCCAGTACAATTGACCGCGCTGCGCTGTTTATCGGGCGGGTCACGATGATGATGATCGCGGTCATGACTGTCGTGATGCTCTACGAAGTTTTCATGCGGTATATCATGGAAAAGCCCACCGAGTGGGCCAATGAAATGACTCTTTGGTTTGCCAGCTTCACCTTTCTGCTGTCGGGATTCTACGCCATGCAGCAGCGCAGCCATATCCGCATTTTCCTGCTCTACGATATGGTGCCGCGCTGGTTGCAACGGGTGTTTGACAGCTTCTCGACCCTCCTGATCGTGCTCTTTGCCTTCTTTCTGGTTTACGGCAGCTACAAGCAGGTTTTCGTGAACAAGCTCTACAAATGGGAACTTTACGGCTCGGCCTTTAACCCGCCGATCCCTGCGACCCTGCAGCCGATGGTGTTGATCGTGATTACGTTGGTCGCTCTGCAAGCGGTGCTGAACCTTTTTCAAGACTGGAACAAAATGCCGGAAATCCACACGGATGAACCGGATCAAGATGAAATTGACGCGCTGAAACGCGCAGTGGGGCAAGACTGA
- a CDS encoding SDR family oxidoreductase has translation MTGQRLEGKRALVTAAGQGIGRASAIAMAKEGAEVFATDVNMTALSTIRDENLENIQIFELDARSTDSVTAGVAKANPDVLFNCAGFVHHGTILEATDDELDFAFDLNVRSMVRTMRAALPGMLERGGGSIINMSSALGSIMGAPNRFIYGTTKAAVVGLTKSVAVDYIKQGIRCNCICPGTVESPSWHDRVIALGKELGDYDAAMAQFVARQPMGRVATPEEIAALVVYLAADESAFTTGHTHIIDGGWSGQ, from the coding sequence GTGACAGGTCAAAGACTTGAGGGTAAACGTGCGCTGGTAACTGCCGCGGGTCAGGGGATCGGACGCGCCAGCGCGATCGCCATGGCAAAAGAAGGTGCAGAGGTCTTTGCGACCGACGTGAACATGACGGCGCTATCCACGATTCGCGACGAGAATCTCGAAAATATCCAAATTTTCGAACTCGATGCGCGTAGCACTGACAGCGTCACAGCAGGTGTAGCCAAGGCAAATCCGGATGTCCTGTTTAACTGCGCTGGTTTCGTGCACCACGGTACAATTCTGGAAGCGACTGATGATGAACTCGACTTTGCCTTTGATCTCAATGTCCGCTCGATGGTGCGCACGATGCGTGCCGCGTTGCCCGGAATGTTGGAACGGGGGGGCGGGTCGATTATCAACATGTCCTCTGCATTGGGTTCCATCATGGGCGCACCGAACAGGTTCATCTATGGGACCACCAAAGCGGCAGTCGTCGGGCTGACAAAATCCGTGGCGGTTGATTACATCAAACAGGGCATTCGGTGTAACTGCATCTGCCCTGGCACAGTGGAATCACCCAGCTGGCATGATCGCGTAATAGCACTTGGCAAAGAGCTGGGCGATTATGATGCCGCGATGGCACAATTTGTCGCCCGCCAGCCGATGGGCCGCGTGGCCACCCCAGAAGAAATCGCAGCGCTTGTTGTTTACCTTGCAGCAGACGAAAGCGCCTTTACCACCGGACACACACATATCATCGACGGAGGCTGGTCAGGCCAATGA
- a CDS encoding GntR family transcriptional regulator, with translation MLPDADIYLSLKQRLTSNGFAHGSKLRAEALRREFDCSASTVREVLFRLSTVGLVDFKEQRGFRVPERSPEKLIELTHMRVLLEGEGTVLSIRNGGVAWEARLTAAHHQLSHIEKRIHGTDDPTDLVEIWFSSEREFHQTLISACGSETLKQMHGRIYAQFRQQLMVSDRRFNFISENIEHHAEILDAALSGDEALTRKKIHDHLARHLTGTTLGD, from the coding sequence ATGCTGCCAGATGCCGACATCTATCTTTCACTGAAACAGCGGCTTACCTCGAACGGATTTGCCCACGGATCGAAACTGCGCGCAGAGGCGTTGCGGCGCGAATTCGACTGTTCTGCAAGCACGGTGCGCGAAGTTCTGTTTCGGCTGTCCACCGTCGGTTTGGTCGATTTCAAAGAACAGCGCGGCTTTCGCGTACCCGAAAGGTCACCGGAAAAGCTGATCGAGCTGACCCATATGCGAGTCCTGCTGGAAGGCGAAGGCACCGTTTTGTCGATCCGCAACGGCGGTGTCGCATGGGAAGCACGCCTGACCGCAGCGCATCATCAGCTCAGTCATATCGAAAAGCGAATTCATGGTACGGATGATCCGACCGACCTGGTCGAGATCTGGTTCAGCTCGGAAAGAGAATTCCACCAAACGCTGATTTCTGCCTGCGGTTCAGAAACGCTCAAGCAGATGCACGGGCGGATCTATGCGCAGTTTCGTCAGCAATTGATGGTCTCGGACCGGCGGTTCAATTTCATTTCAGAGAATATTGAGCACCACGCCGAAATCCTTGACGCTGCCCTTTCCGGCGACGAAGCCTTGACCCGCAAAAAGATTCACGACCACCTTGCCCGCCACCTGACCGGCACCACCCTTGGCGATTGA
- a CDS encoding UxaA family hydrolase: MDYIRLDRADTVVTATRALEVGVAIEDVTTTALIPSGHKVATVAMSAGDPVRKYAQLIGYASVDIAAGDHVHTHNVAFRNTDMAYEFSTDLRPVAPATSRDTFMGYRRENGRVGTRNYIAIVTSVNCSATAARMIADHFTPEVLAEYPNVDGVAAFVHGTGCGMAGDGDGFEALQRVMWGYAKHPNHAGVLMVGLGCEMNQIDWLLEAYGLEQGPTFQTMNIQNVAGLRRTVDMGIDKIKAMLPIANKATRTACPASELMVALQCGGSDAWSGVTANPALGYACDLLTAQGATGVLAETPEIYGAEHLLTRRAVDQATGDKLIGLIKWWEDYTARNRGSMDNNPSPGNKQGGLTTILEKSLGAAAKGGTSPLTGVFKYAEPVTTRGFTFMDSPGYDPASVTGQIAGGCNLVCFTTGRGSAFGSKPAPTVKVATNSEMAKRMSEDMDIDAGEILSKGVRVEEKGREIYEMFLRVASGEVTKSEAQGLGDYEFVPWQIGAVM; the protein is encoded by the coding sequence ATGGATTATATACGTTTGGATCGTGCCGATACCGTCGTCACCGCAACCCGCGCCCTAGAGGTTGGGGTTGCGATTGAAGATGTCACAACAACTGCTTTGATCCCGTCGGGTCACAAAGTCGCGACTGTGGCGATGTCTGCAGGTGATCCCGTGCGCAAATACGCACAGTTGATCGGCTATGCTTCTGTGGATATTGCAGCAGGCGATCATGTGCATACCCATAACGTGGCCTTTCGAAATACCGATATGGCCTATGAATTCTCGACGGATTTGCGACCCGTTGCGCCGGCAACCAGTCGAGATACCTTTATGGGGTATCGTCGCGAAAACGGGCGCGTGGGCACCCGCAATTACATTGCGATTGTTACCTCGGTGAATTGTTCCGCCACTGCCGCACGGATGATTGCGGACCACTTTACCCCTGAGGTTCTGGCAGAATATCCCAATGTTGATGGTGTGGCCGCCTTTGTGCATGGCACGGGCTGTGGCATGGCGGGCGATGGTGACGGTTTCGAAGCGCTGCAACGCGTGATGTGGGGCTATGCCAAACATCCCAACCACGCCGGCGTTCTGATGGTGGGTCTGGGATGCGAAATGAACCAGATTGATTGGCTGCTTGAGGCTTACGGCCTTGAACAAGGGCCGACGTTCCAAACGATGAACATCCAGAATGTTGCGGGACTGCGCCGAACCGTCGACATGGGCATCGACAAGATCAAAGCCATGCTGCCAATCGCCAACAAAGCGACCCGCACCGCATGCCCCGCGTCTGAATTGATGGTGGCCTTGCAATGTGGGGGATCGGATGCATGGTCCGGTGTTACGGCAAATCCCGCGCTGGGCTATGCGTGTGACCTGTTGACGGCTCAGGGCGCGACCGGCGTGCTGGCCGAAACGCCGGAGATTTACGGAGCCGAGCATTTGTTGACGCGCCGTGCGGTGGATCAGGCCACAGGCGACAAACTGATCGGGTTGATCAAGTGGTGGGAGGATTACACCGCGCGCAACAGGGGGTCGATGGACAACAACCCGTCCCCTGGCAACAAGCAGGGCGGTTTGACCACGATCCTTGAGAAATCATTGGGCGCTGCGGCCAAGGGGGGCACAAGCCCGCTGACCGGTGTTTTCAAATACGCAGAACCGGTCACCACGCGCGGATTTACCTTTATGGATTCTCCGGGATATGACCCTGCTTCTGTGACGGGCCAGATCGCGGGCGGGTGCAACCTTGTGTGTTTCACAACTGGCCGCGGGTCGGCTTTCGGCTCCAAACCCGCGCCAACGGTCAAGGTCGCGACAAACTCGGAAATGGCGAAACGCATGTCCGAAGACATGGACATCGACGCGGGGGAGATCCTGTCGAAAGGCGTCAGAGTTGAGGAAAAGGGCCGCGAGATTTACGAGATGTTCCTGCGTGTGGCATCGGGTGAGGTGACAAAATCCGAAGCGCAGGGTTTGGGCGATTACGAATTCGTCCCATGGCAAATCGGAGCGGTCATGTGA